Proteins encoded together in one Prunus dulcis chromosome 3, ALMONDv2, whole genome shotgun sequence window:
- the LOC117623416 gene encoding ADP-ribosylation factor codes for MGLTFTKLFSRLFAKKEMRILMVGLDAAGKTTILYKLKLGEIVTTIPTIGFNVETVEYKNISFTVWDVGGQDKIRPLWRHYFQNTQGLIFVVDSNDRDRVVEARDELHRMLNEDELRDAVLLVFANKQDLPNAMNAAEITDKLGLHSLRQRHWYIQSTCATSGEGLYEGLEWLSNNIASKA; via the exons atgGGGCTTACCTTCACGAAGCTCTTCAGCAGGCTCTttgccaagaaagaaatgcgAATTCTCATGGTGGGTCTCGATGCCGCTGGTAAGACCACCATATTGTATAAGCTCAAGCTCGGAGAAATTGTCACCACCATCCCTACTATTG GATTTAATGTGGAGACAGTAGAATATAAGAACATCAGCTTCACTGTGTGGGATGTGGGGGGTCAAGACAAa ATCCGTCCATTGTGGAGGCACTACTTCCAGAACACACAAGGTCTTATTTTTGTGGTTGATAGCAATGATAGGGATCGAGTTGTTGAGGCAAGGGATGAATTGCATAGGATGTTGAATGAG GATGAACTGAGGGATGCTGTTCTGCTTGTATTTGCCAACAAACAAGATCTTCCTAATGCAATGAATGCCGCAGAAATAACTGATAAGCTTGGTCTTCATTCTCTCCGCCAACGTCACtg GTACATCCAGAGCACTTGTGCAACCTCTGGAGAGGGTCTGTACGAGGGGTTAGAATGGCTTTCCAACAACATTGCTAGCAAG GCATGA